From one Trachemys scripta elegans isolate TJP31775 chromosome 14, CAS_Tse_1.0, whole genome shotgun sequence genomic stretch:
- the LOC117887767 gene encoding olfactory receptor 14A16-like: MSNQTAVTEFLLLGFSDIQELQILHFVVFLVFYLISLLGNLLIITAIALDHHLHTPMYFFLMNLSILDLGSISVTIPKSMANSLKNTKSISYSGCVAQVFLLVFFASTDYAILTVMAYDRYVAICQPLHYETVMNRRACVQMAASAWISVILYSAVHTGNTFAISFCGGNMVDQFFCEIPQLLKLACSDSDLSEVGFLIFSLFLCLSCFVFIIVSYVQIFTTVLRIPSEQGRHKAFSTCLPHLIVVSLFVGTATFAYLEPIFSSPSVRNLLVALLYSVLPPMMNPIIYSMRNKELKGALSKMIGFRLFIKN, from the coding sequence ATGTCCAACCAAACCGCCGTGACcgagttccttctcctgggattctctgacATTCAGGAACTGCAGATTTTACACTTTGTGGTGTTTCTAGTTTTTTACCTGATATCCCTGCTGGGGAACCTTCTCATCATCACAGCCATAGCCCTCGACcaccaccttcacacccccatgtacttcttcctgatgaATCTGTCCATCCTAGATCTCGGCTCGATCTCTGTCACCATCCCCAAATCCATGGCCAATTCTCTCAAGAATACCAAATCGATTTCTTATTCTGGATGTGTTGCCCAAGTCTTTCTCCTCGTCTTCTTTGCTTCAACAGATTATGCCATACTGACCGTCATGGCGTATGATCGATACGTCGccatctgccaaccactgcactatgAGACAGTGATGAACAGGagagcttgtgtccaaatggcagccaGTGCCTGGATCAGTGTCATTCTCTACTCTGCAGTGCACACTGGAAACACATTTGCAATATCCTTCTGTGGAGGCAACATggtggatcagttcttctgtgaaatcccccagctacTCAAGCTCGCCTGCTctgactcagacctcagtgaagtTGGGTTTCTCATCTTTAGTTTATTCTTATGCTTAAGCTGCTTTGTTTTCATAATTGTGTCATATGTTCAGATCTTCACCACAGTGCTGAgaatcccctctgagcagggccggcataaagccttctccacctgcctccctCACCTCATTGTGGTCTCCTTGTTCGTTGGCACTGCCACTTTTGCATACCTGGAACCCATCTTCAGCTCTCCATCGGTTCGGAATCTTTTGGTGGCCCTTCTCTATTCTGTGTTGCCACCAATGATGAATCCAATCATCTACAGCATGAGGAACAAGGAGCTCAAAGGTGCACTGAGTAAAATGATAGGTTTTAGGTTATTTATTAAGAATTAA